CGCTCCCTGAGCGCTGTATCCAGAAATAAAATCCGCATCATTAAACGCTCATTCATATTCATCGACGAGAAGTTGAAGAGGTTCATATCTGCAGCTTCATTCCAGGCAAGTACCTCAGAACGTTCATTGGTAATAAAGGAAGGATGAGTCAACTGGCCAATAATGCTCTGCCACCCTGGCTCCAGTTGTGAATACGAAGCAAGGAATTCATGTTCCGTATTAGGGTCCCATAAGTCAAACAGATGACTCTTCTCTTCCAGGGTTAAACGGAGCGCATTCGCTATACTCTGCATCACTTCTCGTGAAGCCGCCAACTCCCTCCCCTGTTCGAGCCACGTGTAATACGTTGCACTGACACCAGCCAATACCGCTACTTCTTCCCGCCGTAGACCAGGTGTTCTTCGCTGTCCATAAGATCCTGACAATCCAACTTGTTCCGGTTGAATGCGGCTTCTCCGCGATTTCAAAAACTCACCCAGTTTTTTGTTACGGCTCATACTTGTATCCATAGACATCGTTCCTTTTTATAAAAGTATTCAAGCCTATTCGACTCTATCCAAAATGGTAGTCTCTGAATGACTCTGATATAATCCATCTATTATTAGTTCTACAGAATACTTGGTTTACAAGTAGCTTAGCATCGATTGATACAGAGCGAAAGGAGCATAACATGATTCCCAATGTTGGAGATGTGTACTGCGTGTACGTCGAAAAATTACAACAATATACAGCCTGCCAGGTAACTGGACTGAAAGAAACAGAGGGTAAAACTTCTGACACGCTTGCCTCCGTCCTTCAGTTGGATTGGACTGGTGATCAACTGCCTAATGAAACGCAGCTTCATCAGATGAAACCACTGATCTGTAATTTTTATTTCTGGAATGATCGACTTGCCCATAGTTTCGTGAGTGCTAATGTTCCTTCACAGTATGTGCTTGCAGGCAATATCCCTCCGCTCTACACCGAGGAAACGAATACGTATGGCGGAGGCTGGCCGATCGGAGAAAGTCTCTATCTCCAGCGTGAATGGGAAGGTATCGATGCGATCCGAAGAGCGCAGTTCAAACAAGCTTCGGATGATCACGAAGATGTGATGGTTGGCGATCGTGTAATGCGGCGCAGTACGAGTACACTCCGCGATTTCAACCCTACATCTTCTGAAGATGTAGCCGAACTCGCAAAGCTACCTTGTCTGACACATATTGAAATGGATGGATATACGGAATCAATCTTTCCATTTATAGAGGACAACCCGTTCATTAATGAACTTCATATCATACATCATGGTCAAACGATGCTCGATATCAGCAACAGCCATCTGACCAAACTTATTGTGGATGTCAGCGGGTTGAAGGAGTTAATTTTGAACACAAAGATGAAAAGTCTGAATTTCACAGGAGAGTTGTCTCCTGATCTGCGTATCTTGGCTTATGAAGACGGTAAATGCGTCACTCTCAATGTTCCATCTGGCCTGCCACAGGTTACGGGTATCTCACGACTTGAAGGTCTGCATATCAGAGATATCACGGAGCTCAATCTGGAGCCACTTGTTCAGTATTATCCTGAGCTTTCAGAGTTGCGATTGTGGGGTAAACCCGGCAATGTATACCATATAGAATCGATTCAGCATTTGGCAAATTTGCAGACCTTCACTACATATGACCTGTTCGGCTTCAATGGTGAAGAATTCCCTGATCCAGAGCAACTTCCACAATTGGCTACGCTGTGGCTAACCAGCCTTCCTGCCGATGCAGCCAAATCGATCAAAACAAGATATAAAAAATTCGCTGCTGCCGGACTTGATATGGAGATCACCAAAGCACGCAAACCGGAATGGCTTGCGGAGAACCTGAACAATCCATTTCGGGATTGGGATGGGCGGGGCCACATCAAGGCGGCACAAGCCAAAAAAGCAGCTCAATTGTACAAGCAGTGCTTGAAGGAAATCCGGCAATTAAGTCAAGATTTTAACAATCAGGAAGCTGTGCACAAACAGCTCGTCTCCATGGTTGAGAACTACACACAGACCTTCAACAAGATGGATGCCAAGTCCGGCTTTATTGAAACTGTTGAGCGGGAAGAGATTTATGTTGTTCTAACGGAGTTGCTGGATCAATTACAGCAGTATTTGGAACTGCGTCAAGATGATTTGATTAAGGTTAATCACGAGGAATTATATGAGATATTTGATCGTTTGAGGGATTTCTAGTTCACCAATAAACCGTTGTTTACACAAAAAGGGTCCTGTTATGAACATTAGTGGACCCTTTTATTGCATGAGTAGAATTTCTTGCACTCTATTTTCAATAAGACGACGTGACTCATACATGACAAGTGCTCTCTCTCAATTTATGGAGCTGGTGGGCATAACTTAATTGTGATTTATTCCCATATGCTAACTAGCGTGTTTGGCGTGAGCCTTTCTCCGCCAGAATTGCCGCGGCCTCGCCCATCTCAAAGCAATTCGACATGACTTGGGCAGAACCTTGGGTCGCTCAAACGGACTGCTTCATGTGATTGATCCTAAAATGGCTGCAAAGCACTTCGCTGCATTAACGTTTTTATTGGTATTCAATCAACCGGGAAAAATCGGGACGTTAGAGGAGGAACAAACTAAACATATCATCACCGAAGGCGTACGCGTCTTTCTTTGCGCTTATGCCCCACAACGTAAATCTTAAAATCGCCATTGTAAATGCCTTTTTTTCCGAATAAATTCCATAATCTAATCGATCTGCGACTTCATTATCAGTGGTAAACACAAAAACGGAACGAAGCATGCTGATACCCTGCTTCGTTCCGCCCATCTTTTTATCTTCGTCCCATTTCGTTAGTGAACTTGCTCTAATCTAAAGCAACTCTTTATTGAATGGAAAACACTTCTTTTTTCAATAATTCTTCTGGCGTCTGCCCTATCACATCACTGTGAAAATAATCGCGTATAACGCCATCTTGAAGATAGTTGGCGATCGATACCATAATCATCCCTTGATCCAGTGCCAGATAAGCTTTTGTAAGTTCTCCCGTTTCAACATTGACTGAGTCATAGAGACCATATTTACCTACCATTTTGAATTTCTTTAAAGCTTTAATGTTCTTTCGAACAGCTTCAGGGGCATATTCCAAGGCAAGGAATGATGCGTGTGCTGTTACCGTTGCTCCATCTTTATAACCTGAGGTACCCAACGGTGTTGCTGCAAACTCACTGTAACCTGTCGGAGTGGCAGAAGGTGAGAAGCCCCATGCGGCATACCCTTTTTCTTTGGCATATTCGATTTGCAATTCGACATGACGCTGGTTGTTCAATCCCAAAGCTTGAGTACCCAGGTCTTTTTCCTTTATGACCATACCGGGCATAAGAGCTTCAAACATACTACCTCCCCAGCTTGGTACGAACTTTTTATCATTGTATACATAACTTCCTTCAAACACATCCACTCCATCGTACTTAACGGATTTGCCTTGAGGAATCTGAGCTTGCCAATCCCATTCTTGGGGTAATGTGCGATACATCTTCCACCAATGATCTTGGGGAACGTCACCTTTCCCAATGGCAATATAGCTGCCTACACGTGGTTCCGTATAAAACATCCCATAATGGTGGTCCGTCAGCGCGCCTTTAGCCACATCATAACCTCCGCGGAATTGGCCGACTTCAGGATCATATAGCGGAGTATAATTCATATTTGTAACTAACTTGCTTGTTTCCCCATGAAGTTCTTCATAGGCTTGCCCAACAACAATTAAACCAGCGGATAACCAGCCATTATCGACTTGGGAAATAAATTGTCCCCAATCTTTCTTCACTGATCCGTCATCTGTGTTATACCAGTTATAAAATAGACCGTTCCACTTTTCTAACTTTTCGAGGGAATTTATAGTTGTTTGCAGGCGATGTACAGCTTCTTTCTTTGAAATAATGCCCAATTGTTGCGCTGAAACGGTACTCATCATATACATTGCGATGTTTGTGGGCGAGGTACGTTTAGCTTCTTCTATCCCGTTTTCAGTGTGCCGTACTTCATCGTAAGTCAAGCCGGTGCTCTGATCCGTATAGTCCTCAAAAAACGTATAGGTCTTATATGCAATCGCTTTCAATTCTGCTCGGAATCCAATTAAATTGCTTGAGTCACCTGCTGAAGCCATAGGAGTTAAAGCTAGATTAGCTAACAGACAAAAAGTTAAAATGAAGCTGAATTGTTTTACTTTTTTCATGATTTTCTCCCTTCAAATGGATTCGAAACGTTTCGTGTATATGTTATCATAATTTTCCCATTTCCGTAAACAAGAAAATAGAACGCTTACAAATACTGAATATAATATGGATTATTAATAAATGTAAATTCGAAACGTTTCATTAAAGGGACCACATTAAGGTAACTCACGTGGAATTATATGACGTATTTGATCGTTTGAGGGTCTTTTAGATTCAAAATTGAAGAGATAAAAAGCCTGACTCCATAGGAATCAGGCTTAACCCTTCACGTATCCATTCTGAACCGTTCTAATTTGCTACAACTGTTGTTCCGCAATACTCGCAGTCCGTTGATTGCTTAGGAAATACTTTTGCCTTCGCCCCACATCCCGGGCAACTCACTGAAATAGGCCTTTGTGGCTCTTCAACTTTTTCATCGACTTTCTCTTCAGT
This Paenibacillus xylanexedens DNA region includes the following protein-coding sequences:
- a CDS encoding helix-turn-helix transcriptional regulator, which gives rise to MDTSMSRNKKLGEFLKSRRSRIQPEQVGLSGSYGQRRTPGLRREEVAVLAGVSATYYTWLEQGRELAASREVMQSIANALRLTLEEKSHLFDLWDPNTEHEFLASYSQLEPGWQSIIGQLTHPSFITNERSEVLAWNEAADMNLFNFSSMNMNERLMMRILFLDTALRERMHNWEEFARHSVAVFRTYYDKYPSDPEFSRIVKQLSEESIDFRTIWNLHQVELKQVNRVLLETTDRADGVVHAYDIFSMNNLNSQSGIHCCIYVPVSI
- a CDS encoding glucoamylase family protein — translated: MKKVKQFSFILTFCLLANLALTPMASAGDSSNLIGFRAELKAIAYKTYTFFEDYTDQSTGLTYDEVRHTENGIEEAKRTSPTNIAMYMMSTVSAQQLGIISKKEAVHRLQTTINSLEKLEKWNGLFYNWYNTDDGSVKKDWGQFISQVDNGWLSAGLIVVGQAYEELHGETSKLVTNMNYTPLYDPEVGQFRGGYDVAKGALTDHHYGMFYTEPRVGSYIAIGKGDVPQDHWWKMYRTLPQEWDWQAQIPQGKSVKYDGVDVFEGSYVYNDKKFVPSWGGSMFEALMPGMVIKEKDLGTQALGLNNQRHVELQIEYAKEKGYAAWGFSPSATPTGYSEFAATPLGTSGYKDGATVTAHASFLALEYAPEAVRKNIKALKKFKMVGKYGLYDSVNVETGELTKAYLALDQGMIMVSIANYLQDGVIRDYFHSDVIGQTPEELLKKEVFSIQ